The genomic window TCTACGATAAAACCAACTTCCACGGAAATTTTACCAGCTTCAGAAAAATAATTGTCTTTGCTAATTTCTTTTTCTTGCGCCTTACTTAAAATTAAATCAATCTGCTGCTGATTTAAACTGCCAAACTGCAATATATATTCTACTAATTCTTTCATGCACGAAAGTTAGTTATAAGTTTTTAATCGAAATTTGTCATATGGCAAAAAAAATAGTTGGATAAAATTTATTAGGCGCACCTTTATTCTTACTTTGCATTAGAATCTTTTGTGTATAGAAAATGAAAATAATAAAAAGCAGTTTTTTCAGTCCAAAGAAATGTGAGTATGGTAATTTTGAAATAATACCTGATGAGGGCTGGGAATTTTTGCAGACATTCATAGATTACGAATCTAAACTCTTAATAGTATCTCTCAGCATTAAAGACAAAACCAAATGGGAAAATCATGGTTATAATGGTACTATCATTCCAACTAAAGAGTATAAAGTCGACTTAGAAACCTTACGTATTTTAGAATTCGAAGATTGGAAGCATTATTTCAATTACAATAAAATTGAAATAATAAGCGAAGATGGAAAATACAAATTGATTACTCAAAGAGTTTTTAAACCTGAAAACAATAATGATTCAATCATTGAAGAGTTATATGATAATATTTCTGGCAATCTAATAAGTTCGAGCCGTTCGATCGCTTTTAGTAAAGATAAAAATGAAAATTTATTAGAAAGTAAATACCGTTCTGAGAGAGAATTAGAAGATCGAATAAGAATATATAATGCTAAACCAAATTTAGCTGAATTCTATACGATTCAAATTAATCAGTTAAAAGATCAGGATGTTATAATTTACTATTATGATGCTTTTGACACATTCAAACTTACTTTCGTAAATGATACTTTTGTTTTGTTTAATGGAGATGTATTTCCTTCAAAACAAGAAGATTGGCAGTTATTACAATATAATGAGATCACTGTTTATTCTAATATAGAAGAATTTTGGAACGATTTTATTAAAGAGGAAAAATGGTATTTAAAATATAATATTCATTATGGTTTTGACCACAAAATATTGATTTTGGCAAAACATATAACAGAGTATTTGAATGAATTGCGCAGGGAACAAAAATCTTCATTTAAAGAATATGAAAAAATTAATGAGTGGCAGGGAAGCGTTTGGAGTGATGAGTATAAAAAGAAAGAAGTAAAACAATGGTGTGCCAATTGTTCTAAGTCAGTGAGTTATTATGGACGCTATCCTAAGTATATTTGTCAAGAATGTGCTTCTAAAGACATATACGACAAAGACGGAAATATACTTGAGTTTTCTAACCTCGGATTCTCAGGCGGTTTTAAAGCTATTACAAAAAATAAGCAAGGAGAAATTATAAAAGAAAATCGTACCGATCAATTTTGTGATTGTATAATTGATGGAAAATTATTTTTTGCCCAAGAGGCAAGATTTGGAGGAATTGTAATTCAGCTCAAAGAATAGTTATAATTGGTAAGATTACATTCCCGGCCAATACAAAAAATTGAATTTATGTCAGTCACGATCAGCAAATCCGAAAGTATAGCCCTCTTGAAAATTTTCTGCTTCTGAAAATATAGTTCCGACGATTTCTTCACTTTATCGTAACAAAGGTCTACTTCTTCCCTGCTTACATTACTTCTTTTAAAAAAAGTCGTACTATATTCTTTTTAAAAATGCGTTCGACTTTTTTTAATCGGTCGCGTAGGACTAGTTTCTTTTTCAAATTTGTATCGAAATAAATTTCTAACACAAAAAACGATACTATGACAACTTCAGTAAAATTTTTAGCAGTACTTTTAATAATAAATAACATTTCTTTTGGACAAGATTTTACCAAAAAAATTGATTCTATAATAAAGGATAATTATCAAAAAAATCCAAACGTGGGAATTAGTGTTGGTTTTATCAAAGACAACAAAGAATTCTATACTTCCTACGGTAATTTAAATGCAGAAACTCAAACTAAAATAGATAAAAACTCTGTATTTGAAATTGCATCGATCACTAAAATTTTGACTTCTAATTTAATTGCGCAGGCAGTAAATGAGAATAAAATTAAAACAGATGATTATATAGACAATTTTCTTCCTAAAGAATATGTTTTACATCCAAATCTTAAAAATAAAATCAAAATTTCAGATCTCGCATCTCATCAATCTGGTTTAACTGACATAGATTTTGGAAAGCTGATAGAGCTTAATCCACAACAGCCAGTAAGCAGCGTGACACAAGAAACTCTGACTTCTTTGATTAATAATTGTACCGAACTTACAGATTATGGAAAGTATCGCTATTCTACGATCGGCTATACACTGCTTGGTCAAATATTAGAAAAAATTTATAATAAAAGCTATGATGAAATTATCAGAGAAAAAATAATTATGCCCTTGAAGCTGAAAAATACTTTTACGACAGATTTTAATGTAAAGAACATTACAACAAGTCATAATTCTGAAGGAGGTATTCAAGAATTTTTTAAATGGAATATTACAGCACCTGCAGGATTAGTAAAATCATGTACTTCTGATATGATCGCATATTTAAAGGCCGTTTTATATAAAGAAAACAAAGTTGGAAAAGCAGCTTTAATTACAGAAAAAATCTTTTATAAAGACGAAAGAAGAGAAATGGGATTAGGCTTAAATATTATGACAGATGACAAAAATACGATTTATTCTAAATCTGGAGATTCTATGGGACAGTCATCTATTATCTGTTACAACAGAAATCAAAATTGGGGAATTATTATACTTCTGGATCACAGAAAGTCAAAAATGAGACAAGAATTACTGAATCAGATTTATGATACTGTCTTGAAATAGTTTATAAAAAAACAACCTCCAAGTGACTTCATTTTGGAGGTTGTTTTTTTTAGTTAGAAGAACTTAAGAAACGATAATACTCTTTGATTTTAATTTTTAATCTTTCAGCTAAATATTCGTTACCATCTTTTAATTCATCGTGTATAATTTCAGCCTCTTCGATATATCTTAATTTTTTTTCATCATTCCAATAATATGGAGGCTCATACAAATTCGATATTCTATCCGCCATTTTAACGGCCCAGACTTCTATAGGCTGCTGTTTAATTCTGCTCAAACTATCACGCATTTTTTCAAATGAATCTTGAATGTTTTCATTTTTGGTTAATGCCAGAACTCCAGATGCAACTTGGTTTCCAAATAAATCACTTACTTTTTCATAATCAAGTTCGGTATCTTCTATTGTGTCATGCAGCATAGCACATTTCACTGCTAAATCAGAATTCATATTTTCTGTTAGTCGAACAGCATTTAGAACTTCAAAAACAACACTTCCAATATGGTTGATATACTCTACCCTTTCCCCTTCATTAACTCCGCCGTATTTTTGCCCTTCATGAAGTTTTGAAACCAATTGCCAAACATTCTGAATATCGTCTATTGACCAGTCGCTTTGTTGTACCATATTTATTAATGAATTTTTATATCATGTAATTTATTGCTTTTTTTGAAAATTTGCAATAGTTAGACGTGGTTTTAATTCATCGGACTTTAAAGCGTTATTAATTACTTCTTCTATTCTGCTTTATTTCTATCAATAAGATTTACCATATTAGAATTGAATGATGATAAATTTTCATCTAATGAGGCAAAGAAATCGATGTCTGCATTTTCTACGTCAATAATAGCTTTCTGCAAAACAGTTTCTCCCGAATTCGTTAATCGAATTGTTTTTGCTCTTGTATCAGTTTCATGTTCATGTCTTGTAATAAAACCTTTTTCTTGCAGCGTTCGCAATACTTTAGAAACCATCATTCTGTCGGCATTACTTTGATTGGCAATATCAACTTGTGTTACAGAATCGCTTTTTTTTGAAAGCCAGCCTAAAGCTGCTAACAATACAAATTGCGTCTGCGTTAAATCTAACGGATCTAAAACCTTTTTTAGTTTGCGCTGCCAAAGCATTGTAAGCTGTCCAAGCAGATAACCCGGACTGTCTTTTGGACTTTTAAAATGAAAATTAATTTCTTTAGACATAATGATAGTGAAGCAATTGTTTTATTCCAGAATTTATTTCTAAAATTAATAAATATTACTTTTATTTTGTCTCCAAAAAAGTAAGTTTATAACCGTCCAGATCTTTTACATGAAAAGCTCTTCCAAAAGGAGTTTCTATTATCGGCCCAGCAGTAGTTACTTCATTGGCGATGAATTTTTCTTTCAATTCGTCAACATTTTCATTTACTGCAAACCAAAGCGCTACTCCTGTTCCTAATTCTTTTCCTTCAATTGGTTCTAATGGTGTACGAATGGCAAAACTCGCTTTTCCTTCATTGTATTTAAAAATACAAGCCTGCGGATTAGTATCACCGATTTCAAATCCTAGTTTTTTCTCATAGAAGTCTTTAGAAGCTTCTAAATTTTTTACCTGTAACGATGCAAAAGTTAATTCTCTCATTTTTATAATATTTAAATTGTTGTCACAAATATAGTATACGTGACAACAATATCAAAATGAATTTAATTTTTTTTTTTTTTGAGTTGTTATTTTTCTAAAAGAATTTAAAAATAACCATCTTTTTCGCATAAGAAAGATTATAAATCGCAGTAAAACATTTCTTATATTCGCTTGAAGAAGTTAATAAATTGTTGCAGTACAATAAAAATGAAAAAAAATATATTAATATTGATTTTATTAGCTCCTCTACTTTTTTCGTGTAGACAAGGGAAAGAATCCCTGAAAGATAAAGCTGAGGCAGAACCGTTTCATTTGGTAAAAAATGACCCTATTAAAAACGGTTTGAGTACCATTAGTAAAAAAGACATTTATACTAAATATGAGTATAATGATTCCAAAGGCGCAAGCCTAATAATACAAAATAGCCTCCCAAGGGGTGGAATGAAATATAGCGGTCCTAATAACGAAGTCTATAATTATGCTGTTTTTTGGACTAGAATAATAAACGAAACGGATAATATTCTGGAATTGAAAATTGACTTTCCTATAAATTCATATGAAATACCTTCTTTACCAGGTAAATACTTTAAAATATTAATGCCTCCTGATACAATGGTTCCTGAGAAGGCGCCCTTATTTAATTATGGCTTAACAAATTTAGAATCTTTTTTAGATAAGAATATTTATAAAGCAGCTTCCTTAAAAAGAACTATCAACTCGAAAGAATCAACTGGTTTTTATGTTGTGATGCTCTGCGTGATTGAAGGTGCTAAAGGAACTTTACGAACAGGTCTCAGTCTAAACGAAAAAAATCTTACTTATACAATTAATGGTAAAGAAATAAAGTGTGGAAGTATAATCATAAAAAAAACTCCTTAATTTCTTAAGGAGTTTCTCGGTGGGCGATGAGGGGTTCGAACCCCCGACCCCCTCGGTGTAAACGAGGTGCTCTGAACCAGCTGAGCTAATCGCCCTATTTTACTAGGCTGCTATCGTTTGTGATTGCGATTGCAAATATACAGCTAGATTTTGTATTTGCAAGCATAATTAGAAAAAAAATGAAATTATTTTTCATCTTTTTATTTAGCAATCTATATTTCAGCTTATTAAAAAACAAAGTTTTTTTTCTGTTTTCTTATAATTAAGTTAAAAATCAGATTCTGGATCTGTAATTCTTAATATTGCTTTGTATTCATTCGCTATAGTCATACATTTGCATACCTAAAAATAGTATATTCTAATGGCACGATTTAAAGAAAATGATTTACCTAAATCAAAAATAACTGCTACTTCACTCTCCAAAGCAAAAACAATTTTTACATACGCAGGAAATCACAAATGGAAATTCTTCATCGGATTGATTTTTCTGCTTTTAACAGGAGCTACTGCCCTAGCCTTTCCAAAATTAATGGGAATGCTGGTAGACTGTGTAAAAAACAAAGACAATGACCAAGCTAATACAATTGCACTAGGACTAATTGCGATCTTGTTTTTACAATCGTTTTTCTCATTCTTCAGATTATCATTATTTGTCAATTTTACCGAAAATACATTGGCTAATCTGCGTTTGGCTTTATATACTAATTTGGTAAAACTGCCAATGACTTTCTTTTCTCAAAAAAGGGTTGGCGAATTAAACAGCCGTATCAGCGCCGATATTACGCAGATTCAAGATACTTTGACTACCACAATAGCAGAATTTTTACGTCAGTTTATTTTGATTATTGGAGGTGTCATTTTACTGGCAACCGAAAGTTTAAAATTAACTTTATTAATGCTTTCAGTTGTTCCGTTGGTTGCTATTGCTGCAGTAGTCTTTGGAAGATTTATTAGAAAATATTCTAAAAAAGTACAAGATCAGGTTGCAGAAAGTCAGGTTATAGTTGAAGAAACCATGCAGGGAATCAGCATTGTGAAGGCTTTTGCAAATGAATGGTATGAAATTACACGTTATAAA from Flavobacterium fluviale includes these protein-coding regions:
- a CDS encoding serine hydrolase domain-containing protein yields the protein MTTSVKFLAVLLIINNISFGQDFTKKIDSIIKDNYQKNPNVGISVGFIKDNKEFYTSYGNLNAETQTKIDKNSVFEIASITKILTSNLIAQAVNENKIKTDDYIDNFLPKEYVLHPNLKNKIKISDLASHQSGLTDIDFGKLIELNPQQPVSSVTQETLTSLINNCTELTDYGKYRYSTIGYTLLGQILEKIYNKSYDEIIREKIIMPLKLKNTFTTDFNVKNITTSHNSEGGIQEFFKWNITAPAGLVKSCTSDMIAYLKAVLYKENKVGKAALITEKIFYKDERREMGLGLNIMTDDKNTIYSKSGDSMGQSSIICYNRNQNWGIIILLDHRKSKMRQELLNQIYDTVLK
- a CDS encoding HD domain-containing protein, which encodes MVQQSDWSIDDIQNVWQLVSKLHEGQKYGGVNEGERVEYINHIGSVVFEVLNAVRLTENMNSDLAVKCAMLHDTIEDTELDYEKVSDLFGNQVASGVLALTKNENIQDSFEKMRDSLSRIKQQPIEVWAVKMADRISNLYEPPYYWNDEKKLRYIEEAEIIHDELKDGNEYLAERLKIKIKEYYRFLSSSN
- a CDS encoding MarR family winged helix-turn-helix transcriptional regulator; the encoded protein is MSKEINFHFKSPKDSPGYLLGQLTMLWQRKLKKVLDPLDLTQTQFVLLAALGWLSKKSDSVTQVDIANQSNADRMMVSKVLRTLQEKGFITRHEHETDTRAKTIRLTNSGETVLQKAIIDVENADIDFFASLDENLSSFNSNMVNLIDRNKAE
- a CDS encoding VOC family protein codes for the protein MRELTFASLQVKNLEASKDFYEKKLGFEIGDTNPQACIFKYNEGKASFAIRTPLEPIEGKELGTGVALWFAVNENVDELKEKFIANEVTTAGPIIETPFGRAFHVKDLDGYKLTFLETK